In one window of Deltaproteobacteria bacterium DNA:
- a CDS encoding AAA family ATPase, with protein MKIAALKLVAFGPFTDKALDFSSNGYGLHVVFGPNEAGKSTALRALQALLYGFDHIVRDAWLHESNKLVVGGALALANGDLLNLTRYKRRKNDLINEATGQPFNQADLDTILGRMGREAFEHAFGISHDSLLRGVESVLAAGGDLGQALFAATSGLNTLKRVMTRLNEQQRLLFTPQGQKPLINAGVAELNKLRKMQRDASASHHQWKKMKKRLDDLQQREVEEINHGEALGTEISLLSRHRDAFKFVALREQLEKEVFELGVVPDLADDFPQRRVETQVAIKQSREVERHLTQELAHIDKKLETLSYDENIIAHEALIKALADKANVHAQAALDSKGLRARIYQHNESAQQALDLLRPGLRLTSVKGLRLSKPEKGKIQRLGAKGAKLEASSDSAHKALHSAKAHLKKAQADLDQLEAPKDTSALADCLERAAEHGKLEERLAAAEAQVGLSEEQVHADLAALGLWTGDISALERLSLPAEETMRRFETDLADADQNLADIKKEGIRIQRVLKDKEKALAELTQMRDLPSSKDLGSDRTLRDKGWRSVRRVWLEGGDLDQDFMKHFSGTIDLAQAYEKSVVRADDTADVLRDHADAVARAEAFRVEIQDQKEHFNDIMAQRDALHEGRTDLWNSWLTLWGPLGIEPLTPREMAVWVGRAGELRRKASEVRERRIAAKQLREDMGRMRSDVATALECMAVQVPESISYAAITELAKRTVQHHDRLRQDRLDLDLRIRALKEEIENSTERKIESEQNLEEWSADWARAVSRLGFSKDALPDEVNDFVLALDDVFVELEKAKEKQQRIDAMQKNHVAYGREVADAVAKLAPDLKDLEPEPAVMALHGRLAGDKERRQEYRLLEEDKRKKHAALSKEQEKLAGLEEAIRLLCMDACTNTADNLPDIEKRAARKTNLEGRLGTINERLMELASGQNLEEFVVQVKAHDPDELAAKLDRLEAEKQESLKKQKTIVQDIALAEKELQSIGGESVAVIIAEEAEGLVGKIQSDVEHYVKLRLASAILTMAIERYRQSNQSPVLSAASEYFKTMTGESFAGLRADYDEKGDPVIKAIRPDGVLLCVEEMSDGSRDQLFLSLRLGGLEKYVDNNGPMPFVVDDVLVHFDDERAAAALKALGNLSKKTQVIFFTHHRHLVELAGQHVDTSLLFQHTLHH; from the coding sequence ATGAAAATCGCGGCACTCAAGCTCGTTGCTTTTGGTCCGTTTACGGATAAGGCCCTGGATTTTTCGAGCAACGGGTACGGATTGCATGTGGTCTTTGGCCCCAACGAAGCAGGTAAAAGCACGGCGTTGAGGGCATTGCAGGCGCTGTTGTACGGATTCGACCATATTGTCCGGGACGCTTGGCTTCACGAATCCAACAAACTGGTGGTAGGTGGCGCCTTGGCATTGGCCAATGGCGATTTACTGAATTTAACGCGCTACAAACGCCGCAAAAACGATCTCATCAACGAAGCTACCGGCCAGCCCTTTAATCAAGCGGACTTGGACACCATTTTGGGCCGCATGGGACGGGAGGCATTTGAACACGCCTTCGGCATTTCCCATGACTCGCTGCTCCGGGGGGTAGAAAGCGTGTTGGCGGCCGGAGGTGATTTGGGTCAGGCGCTTTTTGCAGCCACTTCCGGGCTGAATACCCTAAAAAGGGTGATGACCCGGCTCAATGAGCAGCAAAGGCTGCTGTTTACCCCGCAGGGGCAAAAACCCCTTATCAATGCCGGGGTGGCAGAACTGAACAAGCTGAGAAAAATGCAACGCGACGCGTCGGCCAGCCATCACCAATGGAAAAAAATGAAAAAGCGGTTGGATGATCTTCAGCAACGAGAAGTTGAAGAGATCAACCATGGCGAAGCCCTGGGGACCGAAATCAGCTTGTTATCCCGTCACCGCGATGCCTTCAAATTTGTCGCCCTTCGGGAACAGTTGGAAAAGGAGGTCTTTGAACTCGGAGTGGTTCCTGATCTGGCAGATGATTTTCCACAGCGCAGGGTCGAAACACAGGTGGCCATCAAACAATCTCGTGAGGTTGAAAGGCATTTGACCCAGGAGTTGGCCCATATCGACAAAAAGCTGGAAACACTTTCCTATGATGAAAACATCATCGCCCATGAGGCATTGATCAAGGCATTGGCAGATAAAGCAAATGTGCATGCCCAGGCCGCCCTGGACAGCAAGGGACTCAGGGCGAGGATATACCAGCACAACGAATCGGCCCAGCAGGCGTTGGACCTTCTCCGGCCGGGCTTACGCTTGACTTCCGTCAAAGGGCTGCGCCTGTCCAAGCCTGAAAAGGGCAAGATCCAAAGGCTCGGTGCCAAGGGCGCAAAACTGGAGGCGTCTTCTGATAGTGCTCATAAGGCCTTGCACTCGGCCAAAGCGCATCTGAAAAAGGCACAAGCCGATCTTGATCAACTGGAAGCGCCCAAAGACACCTCGGCGCTTGCGGATTGTCTGGAACGGGCCGCGGAACACGGCAAACTGGAAGAACGCCTGGCAGCTGCCGAGGCTCAAGTGGGACTGTCCGAAGAACAGGTCCATGCAGACCTTGCGGCCCTGGGGCTGTGGACCGGCGATATATCGGCATTGGAAAGGCTGTCCCTGCCTGCGGAAGAAACCATGCGCCGCTTTGAGACCGATCTGGCTGACGCGGACCAAAACCTTGCCGACATCAAAAAGGAAGGCATCCGAATCCAACGAGTGCTCAAAGACAAGGAAAAAGCCCTTGCCGAATTGACACAAATGCGAGATCTCCCGTCGTCCAAGGATCTTGGGTCGGATCGCACCCTGCGGGACAAGGGGTGGCGGTCTGTCCGCAGGGTATGGCTGGAAGGGGGTGATCTTGATCAGGATTTTATGAAGCACTTTTCCGGAACCATTGATCTTGCCCAGGCATATGAGAAAAGTGTGGTCAGAGCAGATGATACAGCAGATGTGTTGCGAGACCATGCGGATGCCGTTGCCCGTGCCGAGGCGTTCAGGGTGGAAATCCAGGACCAAAAAGAACATTTCAACGACATAATGGCCCAAAGAGACGCTTTGCATGAAGGCCGCACCGACCTTTGGAACAGCTGGTTAACGTTATGGGGGCCGCTGGGGATAGAACCGTTGACGCCCCGGGAAATGGCGGTGTGGGTTGGCAGGGCAGGTGAACTCAGGCGCAAGGCATCGGAAGTCAGAGAGCGCCGAATTGCGGCGAAGCAATTACGTGAGGATATGGGTCGTATGAGGTCTGATGTGGCCACAGCCCTTGAGTGCATGGCAGTCCAAGTCCCCGAAAGCATCAGTTATGCCGCCATCACTGAATTGGCCAAACGGACGGTCCAGCATCATGACCGATTGCGCCAAGATCGACTGGATCTCGACCTTCGCATTCGGGCGCTAAAAGAAGAGATCGAAAATAGCACGGAGCGAAAAATCGAATCCGAGCAGAATCTGGAGGAATGGTCGGCCGACTGGGCGAGGGCCGTTTCCAGACTGGGTTTTTCCAAAGATGCCCTGCCGGACGAGGTGAACGATTTTGTCCTGGCCTTGGACGATGTTTTCGTGGAATTGGAAAAAGCCAAAGAAAAGCAGCAGCGTATCGATGCCATGCAAAAGAATCATGTGGCCTATGGCCGGGAGGTGGCTGATGCGGTGGCGAAACTGGCCCCGGACCTGAAAGATCTTGAGCCCGAACCTGCTGTCATGGCGTTGCATGGCCGGTTGGCAGGAGACAAAGAGAGACGACAAGAATACCGATTGCTGGAAGAGGACAAGCGTAAAAAGCATGCAGCCCTTTCAAAAGAACAGGAAAAATTGGCAGGCCTTGAAGAGGCCATCCGTCTGTTATGTATGGATGCTTGCACCAATACTGCCGATAACCTCCCCGATATCGAGAAACGCGCTGCAAGGAAAACCAACTTGGAGGGGAGGCTCGGGACAATCAATGAAAGGCTGATGGAACTGGCATCAGGCCAGAATTTGGAGGAATTCGTTGTGCAGGTGAAGGCGCACGACCCGGATGAACTGGCTGCTAAACTGGACCGACTCGAGGCTGAAAAACAAGAATCCCTCAAAAAACAAAAGACCATCGTACAAGACATTGCCCTGGCTGAAAAAGAACTTCAATCGATCGGCGGCGAATCTGTTGCCGTCATCATCGCCGAAGAAGCGGAAGGACTTGTCGGGAAGATTCAGTCCGATGTGGAACACTATGTCAAACTGAGGTTGGCATCAGCCATATTGACCATGGCCATCGAACGCTATCGGCAAAGCAATCAAAGTCCTGTTCTGTCCGCGGCCAGTGAATATTTCAAGACCATGACGGGGGAGTCGTTTGCAGGGCTGAGGGCCGATTACGATGAAAAGGGAGATCCGGTGATAAAGGCGATACGGCCCGACGGCGTTTTGCTTTGCGTCGAGGAAATGAGCGACGGCAGCAGAGACCAACTTTTTCTGTCGTTAAGATTAGGGGGACTCGAGAAATACGTCGATAATAACGGTCCCATGCCGTTTGTTGTAGACGATGTGCTGGTTCACTTTGATGATGAACGTGCGGCGGCTGCCCTGAAGGCATTGGGAAACCTGTCAAAAAAGACCCAGGTGATCTTCTTCACCCATCACCGACACCTTGTAGAGTTGGCCGGTCAACATGTGGATACTTCCCTGTTGTTCCAACACACCCTCCATCATTGA
- a CDS encoding cation-translocating P-type ATPase: MKFHTASSEDALKQLSSTINGLSDREATQRLTQYGPNEVRRGHEISLFQIFFSQFNSFIVYILIAAVVISLILGEFIDAAVIIAILIVNAVLGFFQEYRAEKAIESLKKMAALQTTVIRDGRKMRIDSTRVVPGDLMVFEAGDRIAADGRIIEQHLLEVMEASLTGESHPVAKGSAPMDHTTTLGDMTNMVFGGTHVVNGSGRAMVVGTGMKTEMGKIAASIESVEDDETPLQKSLDRLARRLGILTVLICGVIIAFGVAKGGNILEMIMVGVSLAVAAVPEGLPIVVTIALALGVKRMVGQNALVKRLPSVETLGCTTVICTDKTGTLTRNEMTVTRLFVDHETIDVTGTGYTPIGEFFSSGKEIDPAPAQLLLRIGALNNDAAFSEAEGVIGDPTEACLLVSAAKGGLDKASLEKAFPRINEIPFDSERKRKSTVHRSEEGLVMYTKGAPDVIRNLCSRIHLKGEARLLNDDDRDRIDDAIQRFASEALRVLAFAYKPVSSDKGIDSSDESDLVFVGLQGMMDPPREEVKAAIQKCKSAGIRSVMITGDYALTAEAIAARLGIQGDAISGEQIEKMDDDMLASFVSETSIFSRVNPEHKIRIVRALRKLGEVVAMSGDGVNDAPALKEADIGIAMGITGTDVTKETAEMVLLDDQYTSIVKAVEQGRAIYENIKKFVNYLLSSNLGEVLILFVAMMIGFRDASGAIAMPLLATQILWLNLITDGLPAIALGVDPVRKGVMDVPPRSPQEPVITKGMAINIVVIAILMAAGVLFLFHRFLPEGETVARTVAFTSIVVFEMVRVTMIRTQYRLSFFSNLYLVGAIFLSLLLQVAVVYVPVMNVIFKTTPLAARHWGYMGAVTVAIFIVGMVAARLIARPNQ, encoded by the coding sequence ATGAAATTTCACACGGCTTCGTCTGAAGACGCCTTGAAACAGCTGTCATCGACGATAAACGGTCTCAGTGACAGGGAGGCAACACAAAGGCTCACGCAGTACGGCCCCAATGAAGTCCGCCGCGGTCATGAGATTTCCTTGTTTCAGATTTTTTTCTCCCAATTCAACAGCTTCATTGTCTACATACTGATTGCGGCGGTGGTCATATCCCTGATCCTTGGGGAATTCATCGATGCCGCGGTGATTATCGCCATCCTCATTGTCAACGCAGTGCTGGGATTTTTTCAGGAATACCGGGCGGAGAAGGCCATTGAATCGCTCAAGAAGATGGCGGCGCTTCAGACCACGGTCATTCGGGACGGTCGCAAGATGAGAATCGACAGCACCCGGGTGGTCCCCGGAGACCTGATGGTTTTTGAGGCCGGGGACCGGATAGCGGCTGACGGACGGATCATCGAACAGCACCTTCTGGAGGTGATGGAGGCATCCCTCACCGGTGAGAGTCACCCGGTGGCCAAGGGTTCGGCGCCGATGGACCATACCACCACGCTGGGGGACATGACAAATATGGTGTTCGGGGGCACCCATGTGGTCAACGGATCGGGCAGGGCCATGGTGGTTGGAACCGGCATGAAGACTGAAATGGGAAAGATCGCAGCCTCCATCGAATCGGTCGAGGACGATGAGACGCCGCTTCAGAAAAGTCTGGACAGACTGGCCCGCCGCCTGGGCATTCTCACGGTCTTGATCTGCGGCGTCATCATCGCCTTTGGCGTTGCCAAGGGGGGGAACATCCTCGAGATGATCATGGTGGGCGTCAGTCTGGCGGTGGCGGCCGTGCCGGAAGGTCTTCCCATTGTAGTGACCATCGCCCTAGCCCTCGGCGTCAAGCGGATGGTGGGCCAGAATGCCCTTGTCAAACGTCTCCCGAGCGTGGAGACCCTGGGTTGCACCACGGTCATCTGCACGGACAAGACCGGCACCCTGACGCGCAACGAGATGACGGTCACCCGGCTGTTCGTGGACCATGAGACGATTGATGTCACCGGAACAGGATACACCCCGATAGGTGAGTTCTTCTCTTCGGGCAAGGAGATCGATCCCGCTCCGGCCCAGCTGCTGCTTCGGATCGGCGCCCTCAACAATGATGCCGCCTTCTCTGAAGCCGAGGGGGTTATCGGCGATCCCACAGAGGCCTGCCTCCTTGTGAGTGCGGCCAAGGGAGGGCTGGACAAGGCTTCTCTTGAAAAAGCCTTCCCCCGGATCAATGAGATCCCCTTTGATTCCGAACGAAAGCGAAAATCCACGGTGCACCGCAGTGAGGAGGGGCTTGTGATGTATACCAAGGGCGCCCCTGACGTGATCCGGAATCTCTGCTCGAGGATTCATCTCAAGGGTGAGGCGCGTCTGCTCAACGACGACGACCGTGACAGGATTGACGACGCCATTCAACGATTTGCCTCAGAGGCCCTGCGGGTGCTGGCGTTTGCGTACAAGCCGGTCTCCTCTGACAAAGGGATCGATTCGTCCGATGAAAGCGACCTGGTCTTTGTGGGACTTCAGGGGATGATGGATCCGCCGCGGGAAGAGGTAAAAGCCGCGATTCAGAAATGTAAATCCGCCGGGATCCGCTCTGTCATGATCACCGGCGACTACGCGTTGACGGCCGAGGCCATCGCTGCCCGGCTGGGGATTCAGGGGGACGCCATCAGCGGAGAGCAGATCGAGAAAATGGATGATGACATGCTGGCCAGCTTCGTGAGTGAAACCTCCATTTTTTCAAGGGTCAATCCTGAGCATAAGATACGGATCGTCAGGGCGTTGAGAAAGCTGGGGGAGGTGGTGGCCATGTCCGGGGACGGCGTCAACGACGCGCCGGCCCTCAAGGAGGCGGATATCGGCATTGCCATGGGAATTACCGGGACAGACGTGACCAAGGAGACCGCAGAAATGGTGCTCCTGGACGATCAATATACCTCGATTGTCAAGGCGGTGGAGCAGGGGAGGGCGATCTATGAAAACATCAAGAAATTTGTCAACTACCTCCTGTCCAGCAATCTTGGAGAGGTCCTGATCCTCTTTGTCGCCATGATGATCGGTTTTCGGGATGCCTCCGGCGCCATTGCCATGCCCCTTCTGGCCACGCAGATCCTCTGGCTGAATCTCATTACGGACGGTCTCCCCGCCATCGCCCTCGGTGTGGATCCCGTACGCAAAGGGGTCATGGACGTCCCGCCGCGCAGCCCTCAGGAACCGGTGATCACCAAAGGCATGGCCATTAACATCGTGGTCATCGCCATCCTTATGGCAGCGGGCGTCCTCTTCCTGTTTCACCGGTTCCTTCCGGAGGGGGAGACGGTGGCACGGACCGTGGCCTTCACCTCCATTGTCGTATTTGAAATGGTGCGGGTGACCATGATCCGCACCCAGTACCGGCTTTCATTCTTTTCAAACCTCTATCTGGTCGGGGCCATCTTTCTTTCTCTACTGCTCCAGGTTGCCGTCGTCTATGTGCCGGTAATGAATGTCATATTCAAGACCACCCCCCTGGCCGCCCGCCACTGGGGGTATATGGGCGCGGTCACCGTGGCGATCTTTATTGTGGGGATGGTTGCGGCCAGGCTTATCGCAAGGCCCAATCAATGA
- a CDS encoding rubrerythrin family protein: protein MSKTEQNLWEAFAGESQANRKYLAFAKQADKEGHPQAAKLFRAAAEAETVHAHAHLRTLGAVKGTAENLQSAIDGETHEFKKMYPGMIEEAKQEGNKAAERSFSYANAVEEIHAGLYQKALDTLENPDDVDCYYVCSVCGFTIEDAPPEKCPVCGARAAAFMKVE from the coding sequence ATGAGCAAGACGGAACAGAATCTCTGGGAGGCATTTGCAGGGGAATCCCAGGCCAATCGCAAGTATCTCGCCTTTGCCAAACAGGCGGACAAGGAGGGTCACCCCCAGGCGGCAAAGTTATTCAGGGCCGCTGCCGAGGCCGAGACGGTCCATGCCCATGCCCATCTCAGGACCCTGGGGGCGGTCAAGGGTACGGCCGAAAACCTGCAATCCGCCATTGACGGGGAGACCCATGAATTCAAGAAGATGTACCCGGGGATGATTGAAGAGGCCAAACAGGAGGGCAACAAGGCCGCGGAGCGCTCCTTTTCATATGCCAATGCGGTCGAGGAGATCCACGCAGGTCTCTACCAAAAGGCCCTCGACACCCTGGAAAATCCTGATGATGTGGACTGCTATTACGTCTGCTCGGTCTGTGGATTTACCATCGAGGATGCACCTCCGGAGAAATGTCCGGTATGCGGCGCCCGTGCCGCGGCCTTCATGAAGGTTGAATAG
- a CDS encoding DnaJ domain-containing protein, with the protein MDIRTCYETLELTPDATIEEVKQAYKDLVNIWHPDRVSNNPRLKQKAEEKLKQINAAHEGLLSYLNSRHKGPTAVEKVARPEQKKENTAQQETRAHIDGADRPENRIKTGAGIVSTLWSHFSDLVHRLGDTRLSPGNGTGAESRSSGPVRGSRQNGRGGGAGAGRRRGKGRGGRGMGRGKGLGGGIRPS; encoded by the coding sequence ATGGACATACGAACCTGCTATGAGACCCTTGAGCTGACGCCCGACGCCACGATCGAAGAGGTGAAACAGGCGTACAAGGACCTGGTCAACATCTGGCACCCGGACCGGGTCTCCAACAATCCGAGGCTCAAGCAGAAGGCCGAGGAAAAGCTGAAGCAGATCAACGCTGCCCATGAAGGGCTTCTCTCCTATCTGAATTCACGGCACAAGGGCCCCACAGCTGTGGAGAAGGTCGCCCGGCCGGAACAGAAAAAAGAGAATACGGCGCAGCAGGAGACCCGTGCCCATATTGACGGCGCAGATCGGCCGGAAAACCGTATAAAGACAGGGGCCGGGATCGTGTCGACCCTATGGTCCCATTTCTCGGATCTTGTTCATCGCCTCGGCGACACCCGCCTCTCCCCCGGTAATGGGACGGGCGCTGAATCCCGTTCATCCGGGCCGGTCCGGGGAAGCCGGCAGAACGGGAGAGGCGGAGGCGCCGGTGCCGGGAGGAGAAGAGGAAAGGGGAGAGGGGGGCGCGGCATGGGACGGGGAAAAGGGTTGGGCGGAGGAATACGCCCATCTTGA
- a CDS encoding helix-turn-helix domain-containing protein: MAEIMTTKEMAAYLKLHEITICKYAADGVIPAIRIGRVWRFDKEEIDNWIGGSQTKKETKKGRSRKPGK, translated from the coding sequence ATGGCTGAAATCATGACCACCAAGGAAATGGCAGCTTATTTGAAGCTCCATGAAATCACCATCTGTAAGTATGCCGCTGATGGTGTAATCCCGGCAATCCGGATCGGCAGGGTCTGGCGTTTTGACAAGGAAGAAATCGACAACTGGATCGGAGGGTCCCAAACAAAAAAGGAAACCAAGAAAGGAAGATCCCGAAAACCTGGAAAATAG
- a CDS encoding periplasmic heavy metal sensor: protein MKKAGMVIGILLLAGIVAYPVFGYGPGWGRGYHMWGDSGGPGACWRDSSGAALSQDQRDKLNALDRKFYDDTQTLRDEIWSKNLEMDKLLNTEAPDAAKINSLQKEINTLRNQMAEKRLNYRLETRKIAPDGTYYGNENRYSGRRGGGSRGNYGPGGGCWN from the coding sequence ATGAAAAAGGCAGGAATGGTTATCGGCATCTTATTGCTGGCAGGAATCGTTGCATATCCGGTCTTCGGTTATGGACCCGGATGGGGAAGAGGGTATCATATGTGGGGCGACAGCGGTGGTCCCGGGGCCTGCTGGCGGGATAGCAGCGGTGCGGCCCTGAGCCAGGATCAGCGGGACAAACTGAATGCGCTGGACAGGAAATTTTACGACGACACGCAAACTTTGAGAGATGAGATCTGGAGTAAGAACCTTGAGATGGACAAACTCTTAAATACAGAAGCCCCTGATGCGGCGAAAATCAATTCTCTTCAGAAAGAGATCAATACGCTCAGGAACCAGATGGCTGAAAAACGACTGAACTACCGGTTGGAAACCCGCAAGATTGCGCCTGATGGCACTTACTACGGAAATGAGAATCGATATTCGGGACGCCGAGGTGGCGGATCCAGAGGAAATTACGGCCCCGGCGGGGGTTGCTGGAATTAG
- a CDS encoding PAS domain-containing protein, with amino-acid sequence MNQKLRNQSWVSVPPWVIIGAVLILAPIFVFLTLDSIKLQKENTIDLLKEKGAALIRSFEAGARTGMMGMRWGGAQVQRLLSETAQQPDIAYILITDVEGTILADSDIARIGKAYGAGLDLVRISGSKNLEWRQVAGKEGSNIFEVFRQFSPIREGFRSRHSEMTSNDWCRGHMRGGESGDGAGQIIFMGLDMGPVEMAANQGIRRSIVMAVTLLLIGFAGIVSLFLAQAYRSTRTSLSRVQAFSDHLVRHMPIGLLAVDTEDKMVSINQNAESVLQVSSADAVGRRITEILPPPLLSFYNQLKTREGPIDRELDCPVADNKMIPLEVMGTALEREGLFMGWVILFRDLSEIQHLKKEMARSQRMASIGRLAAGVAHEIRNPLSSIKGFATYFKERYGKIPEDKKIAEIMIQEVERLNRVISQLLEFARPTTIRKRPSSLDDTIRDSLKMVEEDARAKGIHIRFKGNPNIKEVFMDPDRIKQVLLNLYLNAIEAMDAEGLLSVEVKPDEDEMNIEIWVSDTGKGIKSEDLPHLFDLYFTTRSSGTGLGLAIVHNIIESHGGKVRIESAPGKGTTVIIRLPAKGEGLRSHEKG; translated from the coding sequence ATGAATCAAAAACTCCGCAACCAATCGTGGGTGAGCGTACCCCCATGGGTCATTATAGGGGCAGTCCTGATCCTGGCGCCGATCTTTGTCTTTCTGACACTGGATTCCATCAAGCTTCAGAAGGAAAACACCATCGATCTCTTAAAAGAAAAGGGTGCGGCCCTCATCAGGTCATTTGAGGCGGGCGCCCGAACCGGGATGATGGGGATGCGGTGGGGAGGCGCTCAGGTCCAGCGATTACTCTCGGAGACCGCCCAACAGCCGGACATTGCATATATCCTGATCACAGATGTTGAAGGGACAATCCTTGCCGACAGTGATATTGCCAGGATAGGAAAAGCGTATGGCGCGGGTCTGGACCTGGTCCGAATTTCCGGTTCGAAAAATCTCGAATGGCGACAGGTGGCAGGGAAAGAAGGATCCAACATCTTTGAGGTATTTCGTCAATTTTCGCCCATCAGAGAAGGTTTCCGGTCGCGTCATTCCGAGATGACGAGTAATGACTGGTGCCGGGGACATATGCGTGGAGGAGAGTCCGGGGATGGGGCGGGCCAGATCATATTCATGGGACTGGACATGGGGCCTGTGGAGATGGCGGCAAACCAGGGGATACGCCGAAGTATTGTGATGGCCGTCACCCTCCTGTTGATCGGTTTTGCCGGCATTGTCTCCCTCTTCTTGGCGCAGGCCTACCGCTCCACCAGGACCTCTCTTTCCCGGGTGCAGGCCTTTTCAGACCACCTGGTGCGTCATATGCCGATCGGCCTATTGGCCGTGGATACGGAAGATAAGATGGTTTCCATCAACCAAAATGCCGAATCGGTCCTCCAAGTATCCTCCGCTGATGCCGTCGGAAGGCGCATTACAGAGATCCTGCCACCGCCCCTGTTGAGTTTTTATAATCAACTGAAGACCCGGGAAGGCCCCATAGATAGGGAACTGGACTGTCCGGTTGCGGACAACAAGATGATTCCCTTGGAGGTTATGGGCACCGCTTTGGAGAGAGAAGGTCTTTTTATGGGCTGGGTAATTCTCTTCAGGGATTTGAGTGAGATCCAGCACCTGAAAAAAGAGATGGCAAGAAGTCAGCGCATGGCATCCATCGGAAGGCTGGCAGCCGGCGTCGCGCATGAAATACGAAATCCGTTGAGTTCCATAAAAGGGTTTGCCACCTATTTCAAGGAGAGATACGGGAAGATCCCGGAGGACAAGAAAATCGCCGAGATCATGATCCAGGAGGTGGAACGGCTGAACCGGGTGATCAGCCAACTTCTGGAGTTTGCCCGGCCCACGACGATCCGGAAAAGACCATCATCCCTTGACGACACCATTCGGGACTCTCTGAAGATGGTGGAGGAGGACGCCCGTGCAAAGGGAATTCATATCCGCTTCAAGGGAAATCCCAACATCAAAGAAGTCTTCATGGATCCTGACAGAATCAAACAGGTCCTCTTGAACCTGTACCTGAATGCCATCGAGGCGATGGATGCTGAAGGACTTCTTTCGGTTGAGGTTAAACCGGATGAAGATGAAATGAATATTGAGATTTGGGTGTCGGATACCGGAAAAGGGATCAAGAGTGAGGACTTGCCACACCTGTTCGATCTCTACTTTACCACCCGGTCTTCAGGCACGGGCCTTGGACTGGCGATCGTTCACAATATCATTGAATCCCACGGGGGCAAGGTCCGGATAGAGAGTGCTCCCGGCAAAGGCACCACCGTGATCATCCGCCTTCCTGCGAAAGGAGAAGGGTTGAGATCCCATGAAAAAGGGTAA